A stretch of Myxococcus hansupus DNA encodes these proteins:
- a CDS encoding vWA domain-containing protein, whose product MSTSVIDNRVEIVFSFDTTGSMYPCLAQVRKKLRGTVSRLMKEIPGIRIGIIAHGDYCDARSTYVTKLLDLTDDENAVVRFVDRVEQTGGGDAPECYEFVLHQAQRLSWTVGYTRALVLIGDDVPHGPSQNPHKLDWRKEVDALGRMGVPVYGVQALARRHATAFYKELAAKSGGFHLSLDQFAHVTDMLLAVCYKQSSDSQLQSFEQEVVREGRMSRGLNVMFSTMLQRTAAPLYGEADLRAVPPGRFQVLDVDRTLAIKDFVQENGLGFKTGRGFYEFTKTETIQGRKEVVLMDRKTGDLFSGERAREMLGLPPGETVRIRPASLEKYVVFVQSTSANRKLMGGSKFLYEVEDWDGARSAAA is encoded by the coding sequence ATGAGCACGTCAGTCATTGATAATCGCGTTGAAATCGTCTTCAGCTTCGACACCACGGGCAGCATGTATCCGTGTCTGGCGCAGGTGCGGAAGAAGCTGCGTGGCACCGTTTCCCGATTGATGAAGGAGATTCCCGGCATCCGCATTGGCATCATCGCGCATGGGGACTACTGCGACGCGCGCTCCACGTATGTCACGAAGCTGCTGGACCTGACGGACGACGAGAACGCGGTGGTCCGCTTCGTCGACCGGGTGGAGCAGACGGGTGGGGGCGACGCGCCCGAATGCTACGAGTTCGTTCTGCACCAGGCGCAACGCCTCTCCTGGACGGTGGGCTATACGCGGGCGCTGGTGCTGATTGGCGACGACGTGCCCCATGGGCCGTCCCAGAATCCGCACAAGCTGGACTGGCGCAAGGAAGTGGATGCGCTGGGTAGGATGGGCGTGCCTGTGTATGGCGTGCAAGCGCTGGCGCGGCGCCACGCGACGGCTTTCTACAAGGAGCTGGCGGCGAAGTCGGGCGGCTTTCATTTGAGCCTGGACCAGTTCGCGCACGTCACCGACATGCTGTTGGCCGTCTGCTACAAGCAGTCGTCGGACTCGCAGCTCCAGTCGTTTGAGCAGGAAGTGGTGCGCGAGGGCCGGATGAGCCGGGGGCTGAACGTGATGTTCAGCACCATGCTTCAGCGCACGGCGGCGCCGCTGTACGGAGAGGCGGACCTGCGCGCGGTGCCCCCGGGCCGTTTCCAGGTGCTGGATGTGGACCGGACCCTGGCCATCAAGGACTTCGTGCAGGAGAACGGCCTGGGCTTCAAGACGGGCCGGGGCTTCTACGAGTTCACCAAGACGGAGACCATCCAGGGCCGCAAGGAGGTCGTCCTCATGGATCGGAAGACGGGCGACCTCTTCAGCGGTGAGCGCGCCCGGGAGATGCTGGGCCTGCCGCCGGGCGAGACGGTGCGCATCCGGCCCGCGAGCCTGGAGAAGTACGTCGTGTTCGTGCAGAGCACCTCGGCCAACCGGAAGCTCATGGGCGGGTCGAAGTTCCTCTACGAGGTCGAGGACTGGGACGGTGCCCGGTCCGCGGCGGCGTAG
- a CDS encoding HEAT repeat domain-containing protein, translated as MSTPLSTRDLLRSLASTSSRSTSDALEELRAREDFTRVAHDVLRSGTAEEKVVALRAWVLRTTPEAQSPSSAPAPQSREPQDSEDWRYLVAALDDSDATVQQAVMNVLARIDPAAASALFLSRFEQASNTERLTALATAQRLQLPDALALARLALTAPSVDVRTAAVSLLARQGEASDSLLIQALADTAPTIQREALRALSRRERVPTQVFIPLLSAAATRVQEEALQVLVLRRDSNTCEHLLPLLSAQAQSLRKHAIRAVGHIGCAGASQQLLAMLDLHGDEEEQADLITALGLLGGAPAWAALRTALSDPRPGIRQAASSAWAASSTAPPDRTAVLQERQREDPSPEVRSHITVALTTLDASTARLALRTALTDPAPDVRKVAVQTLARSADPDALDELRAHRALESNPDVLRALDVSLEQRLEG; from the coding sequence ATGAGCACGCCCCTGTCGACACGCGACCTGCTCCGGTCGCTGGCCAGCACATCCTCCCGGAGCACCTCGGACGCACTGGAAGAACTGCGCGCCCGGGAGGACTTCACGCGTGTCGCGCACGACGTCCTGCGCTCCGGTACGGCCGAGGAGAAGGTCGTCGCCTTGCGCGCGTGGGTCCTTCGAACGACACCCGAGGCGCAGAGCCCTTCCAGCGCACCTGCCCCACAGTCCAGGGAGCCGCAGGACAGCGAGGATTGGAGATACCTCGTCGCCGCGCTCGACGACTCCGACGCCACCGTGCAGCAGGCGGTCATGAATGTCCTCGCGCGAATCGACCCGGCCGCCGCGAGTGCGCTCTTCCTGTCCCGCTTCGAGCAAGCCTCCAACACGGAACGGCTGACGGCACTCGCCACGGCGCAGCGGCTCCAGCTCCCCGACGCATTGGCGCTGGCCCGTCTCGCACTGACAGCCCCATCCGTCGACGTGCGCACCGCCGCCGTCTCGCTGCTCGCCAGACAGGGGGAAGCCTCTGACAGCCTGCTCATCCAGGCCCTCGCGGACACGGCCCCCACCATCCAACGTGAAGCGCTCCGGGCCCTGTCCCGCCGTGAGCGTGTTCCCACCCAGGTCTTCATCCCGCTCCTCTCCGCGGCGGCGACGCGAGTCCAAGAGGAAGCCCTCCAGGTGCTCGTACTGCGGAGGGACTCCAACACGTGCGAGCACCTCCTGCCGTTGCTCAGCGCCCAGGCACAGTCACTCCGCAAGCACGCCATCCGCGCCGTCGGACACATCGGCTGCGCGGGGGCGAGTCAGCAGCTTCTCGCGATGCTCGACCTGCACGGCGACGAGGAGGAACAAGCAGACCTCATCACCGCACTGGGCCTGCTGGGCGGTGCCCCGGCCTGGGCCGCCCTCCGCACGGCGCTGTCGGACCCACGACCCGGCATCAGACAAGCGGCGAGCTCCGCCTGGGCGGCAAGTTCCACCGCGCCTCCGGACCGGACCGCCGTGCTCCAGGAGCGGCAACGCGAGGACCCCTCTCCGGAGGTGCGCAGTCACATCACTGTCGCGCTGACCACCCTCGATGCCTCGACGGCGAGACTCGCCCTGCGCACGGCCCTCACGGACCCGGCGCCTGACGTCCGGAAAGTGGCCGTGCAGACCCTGGCGCGAAGCGCCGACCCCGATGCGCTCGACGAGCTGCGCGCCCACAGGGCCCTCGAGAGCAACCCAGACGTGCTGCGCGCGCTCGACGTCTCGCTCGAACAACGGCTCGAGGGCTGA
- a CDS encoding metallophosphoesterase family protein, which yields MTLLLVFVGCGVFEFHPYELRGPPRDLHARSLARLKDAGPKPTFQFAVIGDMQLFLDDAAGAMRDLEQRNADFVIQMGDLTEFGSTQEYEWGVELLSRLPAPFFVVMGNHDALGLGQKLYRRTFGPESFAFEYSGHRFVFFDSNSREYGFPGNIPDLDWLGTALTPQPGLQRTFTFSHVPPGNGDFDDALIAPLEQLQADHGVSISFHGHVHQFTDTESRGVRYVTTEAMRHRSYLWVRVDGDAVQVERVTY from the coding sequence GTGACATTGCTGTTGGTGTTCGTCGGCTGCGGTGTCTTCGAGTTTCATCCCTACGAACTCCGCGGCCCGCCACGGGACCTGCATGCCCGCTCACTCGCGCGGTTGAAAGACGCGGGGCCGAAGCCCACGTTTCAGTTCGCGGTGATTGGCGACATGCAGCTCTTCCTGGATGACGCCGCGGGCGCGATGCGCGACCTGGAGCAGCGCAACGCCGACTTCGTCATCCAGATGGGAGACCTGACGGAGTTCGGCAGCACCCAGGAGTACGAGTGGGGCGTTGAACTCCTGTCCCGCTTGCCCGCGCCGTTCTTCGTGGTGATGGGCAACCACGACGCGCTGGGCCTGGGGCAGAAGCTCTACCGGCGCACCTTCGGCCCGGAGTCGTTCGCCTTCGAGTACTCGGGCCACCGCTTCGTCTTCTTCGACTCCAACTCGCGCGAGTACGGCTTCCCCGGGAACATCCCGGACCTCGACTGGTTGGGGACGGCGCTCACGCCGCAGCCAGGGCTCCAGCGCACCTTCACGTTCTCCCATGTCCCTCCTGGCAACGGTGACTTCGACGACGCGCTCATCGCGCCGCTGGAGCAACTCCAGGCGGACCACGGGGTCTCCATCTCCTTCCACGGCCACGTGCACCAGTTCACGGACACGGAGTCGCGCGGTGTCCGCTACGTCACCACCGAGGCGATGCGCCACCGGAGCTACCTCTGGGTTCGCGTGGATGGGGACGCGGTGCAGGTCGAGCGAGTGACGTACTGA
- a CDS encoding sulfatase-like hydrolase/transferase, which produces MSQVLNAMSTAATKALQRFEGARPYLSNALTWCVLHGLVALMYFGTALRVAVERLAPSLRPLLLVGSFAQALFLGLVAFVGTLPLAFLLGPRYRFVLPCLTAVGGVLLGLDALVLNSLGFHINGLVLAVALQPHALAETGLSSSEICLLGVAMVATLTVDAAAGFWFLKRGFGPRRVARTVVLLAGLCTAERLVSASLVFAHGGAVQHATTTLPLQAPVRMNTFLTRITGKAPASGLRLGVSPEAGAPAASIDPSAVRFTRRPDIVVVLIESLRDDFFTPDVMPNLWRRAQNGTRFLRHHSSASATDYSLFSMFFGLEAQRRNAVVGAGRTPLLFPALDRNGYQQSFFAASSVDWMGLKDTVFRDVKGGLKTDYTGRSHLRDEAMVRDALAAVEAAPADTPLFLFVFFAGTHFDYDYPPRSEVFAPAWNGKGGLSTARVPPAHLKARAWNAAYEVDTKVEGLLSRIEELRGARPLTLVTGDHGEEFREHGRVGHASDVTASQLHVPMLVFDEQLPSGEVDVVTGHIDVVATLFDLLGDTHVPALLGDGTPMTRPDPERYLLTTVGWEARYALIGQELKVHFGAGLPGTTITDLMDRPLPDAQERFAAEAPNILRRLRGAQGTSSVDTGAATAMPAPP; this is translated from the coding sequence ATGTCACAGGTCCTCAACGCGATGTCCACCGCGGCCACGAAAGCCCTCCAGCGCTTCGAGGGGGCTCGCCCGTACCTGAGCAACGCCCTGACGTGGTGCGTGCTGCACGGCCTGGTCGCCTTGATGTACTTCGGCACCGCGCTGCGAGTGGCCGTGGAGCGACTGGCGCCCTCACTGCGGCCGCTGCTGCTCGTGGGGAGCTTCGCCCAGGCGCTGTTCCTCGGGCTGGTGGCCTTCGTGGGGACGCTGCCACTGGCCTTCCTGTTGGGCCCCCGCTACCGCTTCGTCCTCCCCTGTCTCACGGCGGTGGGCGGCGTCCTCCTGGGCCTGGATGCGTTGGTCCTCAACTCGCTCGGCTTCCACATCAACGGCCTGGTGTTGGCGGTGGCGCTGCAACCGCATGCGCTCGCCGAGACGGGCCTGTCCTCGTCCGAGATATGCCTCCTGGGCGTGGCCATGGTCGCCACGCTCACCGTCGATGCCGCCGCGGGCTTCTGGTTCTTGAAGCGGGGCTTCGGGCCTCGCCGGGTGGCGCGCACCGTGGTGCTGCTGGCCGGGCTGTGCACCGCCGAGCGGCTGGTCAGCGCCTCCCTGGTGTTCGCCCATGGCGGCGCCGTGCAACACGCCACCACCACCCTGCCCCTCCAGGCACCGGTGCGGATGAACACCTTCCTGACCCGCATCACCGGCAAGGCCCCCGCCTCCGGACTGCGGCTGGGCGTGAGCCCCGAGGCCGGCGCCCCCGCCGCGAGCATCGACCCCTCGGCGGTGCGGTTCACCCGCCGCCCGGACATCGTCGTCGTCCTGATTGAGAGCCTCCGCGACGACTTCTTCACGCCGGACGTGATGCCGAACCTGTGGCGCAGGGCTCAGAATGGCACGCGCTTCCTGCGGCACCACAGCTCGGCCAGCGCCACGGACTACTCGCTCTTCAGCATGTTCTTCGGGCTGGAGGCCCAGCGCCGCAACGCCGTGGTGGGCGCGGGACGGACGCCGCTGCTGTTCCCCGCGCTGGACCGCAACGGCTATCAACAGTCCTTCTTCGCCGCGTCCTCCGTCGACTGGATGGGCCTGAAGGACACCGTGTTCCGCGACGTGAAGGGCGGCTTGAAGACGGACTACACCGGGCGGAGCCACCTTCGGGACGAAGCCATGGTTCGCGACGCGCTCGCGGCGGTGGAGGCAGCGCCTGCCGACACGCCGCTGTTCCTGTTCGTGTTCTTCGCGGGGACGCACTTCGATTACGACTACCCACCCCGCTCCGAGGTCTTCGCGCCGGCCTGGAATGGCAAGGGCGGACTGTCGACCGCGCGCGTGCCCCCCGCGCACCTCAAGGCCCGCGCGTGGAACGCCGCCTATGAGGTGGACACCAAGGTCGAAGGGCTGCTGTCACGCATCGAGGAGCTCCGTGGCGCGCGACCACTGACCCTCGTCACCGGAGACCACGGCGAGGAGTTTCGCGAACACGGCCGCGTGGGCCATGCCAGCGACGTGACGGCTTCGCAACTCCACGTGCCCATGCTCGTCTTCGACGAGCAACTGCCCAGCGGTGAGGTGGACGTCGTCACCGGGCACATCGACGTGGTGGCCACGCTCTTCGACCTGCTCGGCGATACACACGTCCCCGCGCTGCTGGGTGACGGCACGCCGATGACCCGGCCCGACCCCGAGCGGTATCTGCTCACCACCGTGGGCTGGGAGGCGCGGTACGCGCTCATCGGGCAGGAGCTCAAGGTCCACTTCGGTGCGGGACTTCCGGGCACGACCATCACCGACCTGATGGACCGTCCCCTGCCCGATGCTCAGGAACGCTTCGCCGCCGAGGCCCCCAACATCCTTCGACGGTTGCGCGGCGCCCAGGGCACCAGCTCGGTGGACACGGGCGCGGCGACGGCCATGCCCGCTCCGCCGTAA
- a CDS encoding LysR family transcriptional regulator, translating into MPPRKLVRHLVWLESFAAAVEAGSIEAAAEHLGVARSVVSEHVRALELALADGAPLLERGPGRRLQLTARGERLFAGTQTPLHQLDMKRLRDLASAEPVVRLGLNPTLSLSLVGTVAQDAAASDLKLVLSFGGTHELTRQVQTRQLDLALDFTPLPTHEGVESESLLRMPFVVLAGPDNALARQAASKKSLHVTDLEGQRFVDWLRDDPYGGANSARFAEHGVTVDEVGRAESFLLLYELLRAFRACAITPDLRPMHPFPPDLHAWPLMEAEPQAVEVVALWPSGALSPGAQLVLDGLRRQSG; encoded by the coding sequence ATGCCTCCGCGCAAACTCGTCCGGCATCTGGTGTGGCTGGAGTCCTTCGCCGCCGCGGTGGAGGCGGGCAGCATCGAGGCCGCGGCCGAGCACCTGGGGGTGGCGCGCTCGGTGGTGAGCGAGCATGTCCGCGCGTTGGAGCTGGCGTTGGCGGACGGCGCTCCGCTGCTGGAGCGAGGGCCTGGACGGCGCCTGCAGCTCACCGCCCGGGGCGAGCGCCTCTTCGCGGGCACCCAGACGCCGCTGCACCAACTGGACATGAAGCGCCTGAGAGACCTGGCCAGCGCCGAGCCCGTGGTGCGCCTGGGGCTCAACCCGACGCTGTCCTTGTCCCTGGTGGGCACCGTGGCCCAGGACGCCGCGGCCTCGGACCTCAAGCTGGTGCTCAGCTTCGGCGGGACGCACGAGCTGACGCGCCAGGTGCAGACGCGGCAGTTGGACCTGGCGCTGGACTTCACGCCGCTGCCCACGCACGAGGGCGTGGAGTCCGAGTCCCTGCTCCGCATGCCCTTCGTCGTGCTGGCCGGCCCGGACAACGCGTTGGCGCGCCAGGCGGCCTCGAAGAAGTCGCTGCACGTGACGGATTTGGAGGGCCAGCGCTTCGTGGACTGGCTCCGGGATGATCCATACGGCGGCGCCAACAGCGCCCGCTTCGCCGAGCACGGCGTGACAGTGGACGAGGTGGGTCGCGCGGAGAGCTTCCTGCTTCTCTACGAGTTGCTGCGCGCGTTCCGGGCCTGCGCCATCACGCCGGACCTGCGTCCCATGCACCCGTTTCCGCCAGACCTCCATGCGTGGCCGTTGATGGAGGCGGAGCCCCAGGCCGTGGAAGTCGTGGCCCTCTGGCCGTCCGGAGCGCTCAGCCCGGGGGCCCAGCTCGTGCTGGACGGGCTTCGCCGCCAGTCAGGCTAG
- a CDS encoding aromatic amino acid hydroxylase, producing MTPTERTIARLPAHLRRYVVGQEYAAYTSRDQAVWRNILGSLRGHLADKAHPDYLAGLEATGIGSECIPSLDEMNEKLARMGWACVGVRGFIPPAVFTELQALGVLAIAADIRTHEHIEYTPAPDIVHESAGHAPIIANRRYAEYLKACGLVGFKAIASVEDQAVFEAIRNLSVVKEDPDASEEEVAHAQARLEAASASRRYVSESTRASRLYWWTAEYGLVGAVDAPRIYGAGLLSSIAEAQHCLTPAVKKLPLSVACADMDYDITRMQPQLFVARDFEHLFEVLEAFESTLSWKRGGDFGLTEALRARTVNHLVLADGLEVTGQVLEMLAAPGPVAPGLDTALVRLEGPILTSREGKSLDARPWNGPALVAFGAGTLPERGAFKLSLESGLELEGFATDGGQVLALRGRLAGRELELPAVAKLFVTPSLPSVAGGPSDPETWDRWYGELSAFAEGDGEEKARSRKALALHPSLAALYREVRKMRETHTVKPERLSQIAAAASDFPDDWLLRAEVEELRRRV from the coding sequence ATGACTCCCACGGAACGGACGATTGCCCGCCTGCCTGCCCATCTGCGTCGCTACGTGGTGGGGCAGGAGTACGCGGCGTATACGTCGCGCGACCAGGCCGTGTGGCGGAACATCCTGGGCTCGCTGCGCGGCCACCTGGCCGACAAGGCGCACCCTGACTACCTGGCGGGCCTGGAGGCGACGGGCATCGGCTCGGAGTGCATCCCCAGCCTGGACGAGATGAACGAGAAGCTGGCCCGCATGGGGTGGGCCTGTGTGGGCGTGCGTGGCTTCATTCCGCCCGCCGTCTTCACGGAGCTCCAGGCGCTGGGCGTGTTGGCCATCGCCGCGGACATCCGCACCCACGAGCACATCGAATACACGCCCGCGCCGGACATCGTGCACGAGAGCGCCGGTCACGCGCCCATCATCGCGAACCGTCGCTATGCCGAGTACCTCAAGGCCTGCGGGTTGGTGGGCTTCAAGGCCATTGCCAGCGTGGAGGACCAGGCCGTCTTCGAGGCCATCCGGAACCTGTCGGTGGTGAAGGAGGACCCGGACGCCAGTGAGGAGGAAGTGGCGCACGCGCAGGCGCGGCTGGAGGCGGCCAGCGCGAGCCGCCGCTACGTCAGCGAGAGCACGCGGGCCAGCCGCCTCTACTGGTGGACGGCGGAGTACGGCCTCGTGGGCGCCGTGGACGCGCCGCGCATCTACGGCGCGGGCCTGCTGTCCAGCATCGCCGAGGCGCAGCACTGCCTGACGCCCGCGGTGAAGAAGCTGCCGCTGAGCGTGGCGTGCGCGGACATGGACTACGACATCACGCGGATGCAGCCGCAGCTCTTCGTTGCGCGGGACTTCGAGCACCTGTTCGAGGTGCTGGAGGCGTTCGAGTCCACGCTGTCGTGGAAGCGCGGCGGCGACTTCGGTCTGACGGAGGCGCTGCGCGCGCGGACCGTCAATCACCTGGTGCTGGCGGACGGCCTCGAGGTGACGGGACAGGTGTTGGAGATGCTGGCCGCGCCGGGCCCGGTGGCGCCGGGGCTGGACACCGCGCTGGTGCGGCTGGAGGGCCCCATCCTCACGTCGCGCGAGGGCAAGTCGCTGGACGCGCGGCCGTGGAACGGGCCGGCGCTGGTGGCCTTTGGCGCGGGCACGCTGCCGGAGCGCGGGGCGTTCAAGCTGTCGCTGGAGAGCGGGCTGGAGCTGGAGGGCTTCGCGACGGACGGCGGGCAGGTGCTGGCGCTGCGCGGTCGGCTGGCGGGGCGCGAGCTGGAGTTGCCCGCGGTGGCGAAGCTCTTCGTCACCCCGAGCCTGCCGTCGGTGGCGGGGGGACCGTCGGACCCGGAGACGTGGGACCGCTGGTACGGCGAGCTGAGCGCCTTCGCGGAGGGCGACGGCGAGGAGAAGGCCCGCTCGCGCAAGGCCCTGGCGCTGCATCCGTCACTGGCCGCGCTCTACCGCGAGGTCCGGAAGATGCGCGAGACGCACACCGTGAAGCCGGAGCGGCTGAGTCAGATCGCCGCGGCGGCCTCGGACTTCCCGGACGACTGGCTGCTGCGCGCCGAGGTGGAGGAGCTGCGCCGCCGCGTCTGA
- a CDS encoding SMI1/KNR4 family protein, with protein MSLSAIDTLLALQERLKHETNLPLRSVSLTPVDAKDLDLLVSSVGTSLPPAYLDFVSRHGLLSAMDWRGFERARMLSPLALLEALQWSRETIEEGCFGDNEDELEAAILEKKLRERIIPFQYIASNNVSDYYYFDPGTRRDTGPLIFPARHDDFDLATWLLADAPDVSGCTFDFDEHLRWVLREGLEEKDWGR; from the coding sequence ATGTCCCTCAGCGCCATCGACACCCTTCTCGCGCTCCAAGAGCGACTGAAGCACGAGACGAACCTCCCGCTCCGGTCCGTGTCGCTCACGCCGGTGGACGCCAAGGACCTCGACCTGTTGGTGTCCTCGGTGGGCACATCGCTCCCTCCGGCCTACCTCGACTTCGTCTCCCGGCACGGCCTGCTGTCGGCCATGGACTGGCGGGGCTTCGAGCGGGCCCGGATGTTGAGCCCCCTCGCGCTCCTGGAGGCGCTCCAGTGGTCCAGGGAGACCATCGAGGAGGGCTGCTTCGGCGACAACGAGGACGAGCTGGAAGCCGCCATCCTCGAGAAGAAGCTCCGCGAGCGGATCATCCCCTTCCAGTACATCGCCTCGAACAATGTGAGCGACTACTACTACTTCGACCCGGGGACGCGCCGCGACACCGGGCCGCTCATCTTCCCGGCGCGCCACGACGACTTCGACCTGGCGACGTGGCTGCTGGCCGACGCGCCCGACGTGTCGGGCTGCACCTTCGACTTCGACGAGCACCTGCGCTGGGTCCTCCGCGAAGGCCTGGAGGAGAAGGACTGGGGCCGCTGA
- the mrpC gene encoding Crp/Fnr family transcriptional regulator MrpC, with protein MHGFNRPLGPIGSNVVAPLQTTSSGMMVTANKLVPGQEAIDFKGYFKVESFPHNSTIYRPGDNTDRVYLLKSGRVRLMRIGKNSTRSVVSILRPGDLFGELFRPEGTPIEEMAIAAGEAEVWSIEGRDFRAQLEARPALAVDVVRAYAERVRALRKRVLGLTFKEVPARLADTLLTLVEAHGERCPHGGETDLRGITQQDLADLVGASRSFVSTLINEMKREGVLGNVGRILCVRDQKALRKIAGKEK; from the coding sequence ATGCACGGTTTCAACCGCCCCCTCGGCCCCATCGGTTCCAACGTCGTGGCGCCGCTGCAGACGACCAGCTCCGGGATGATGGTCACCGCCAACAAGCTGGTGCCCGGCCAGGAGGCCATCGACTTCAAGGGCTACTTCAAGGTCGAGTCCTTCCCGCACAACTCGACCATCTACCGCCCCGGTGACAACACCGACCGCGTCTACCTGCTGAAGTCCGGCCGCGTGCGCCTGATGCGCATTGGCAAGAACAGCACCCGCTCCGTGGTCTCCATCCTCCGCCCGGGCGACCTCTTCGGCGAGCTGTTCCGCCCCGAGGGCACGCCCATTGAAGAGATGGCCATCGCCGCCGGTGAGGCCGAGGTCTGGAGCATCGAGGGCCGCGACTTCCGCGCCCAGCTCGAGGCCCGCCCCGCCCTGGCCGTGGACGTGGTCCGCGCCTACGCCGAGCGCGTGCGTGCCCTGCGCAAGCGCGTGCTGGGCCTGACGTTCAAGGAGGTTCCGGCCCGCCTGGCGGACACCCTGCTCACCCTGGTGGAAGCCCACGGCGAGCGCTGCCCGCACGGCGGCGAAACGGACCTGCGCGGCATCACCCAGCAGGACCTCGCGGACCTCGTGGGCGCCTCGCGCTCCTTCGTGTCCACGCTCATCAACGAGATGAAGCGCGAGGGCGTGCTCGGCAACGTCGGCCGCATCCTCTGCGTGCGTGACCAGAAGGCCCTGCGGAAGATCGCCGGCAAGGAGAAGTAA
- a CDS encoding sigma-54-dependent transcriptional regulator — protein sequence METLLIVDDDVSLLETLKMHFEEIEQDGQPRYQVATATSAAAGLRAAQEAMPSVVILDMMLPDRTGLEIIEEMKGLCGDARIILVTAYHDMETTIRAMKAGAFDYIHKPFPDPAALDLVVERALEYRQLSRRADEVHRENAAARLGDIVGTSPLMQQLVKEIGKVTGSHATVLITGESGTGKELIARVIHNYSYDEPRPFIGINCSAIVDTLLESELFGHEKGAFTGATAGKPGKFELAEDGTVFLDEIGDMSLMLQAKLLRVLQEREFERVGGVKRIKLRARVIAATHRALVEEVEAGRFREDLYQRLKVITLQIPPLRERREDIPPLVKHLLERINEKVHKRVTRVPGEVMERLTRLPWRGNVRELENVLTRAVVLAPGDVLRGDDLPALESTTPAPDAGRNAPPAAGAMFAAPAEDDASLIPTLEEAERQLIARAMTVTKGHKGRTCQILGISRPTLERKLQKYGLAQGQSPQVHTFPVKDAS from the coding sequence ATGGAGACCCTTCTCATCGTCGATGACGACGTCTCGCTCCTCGAAACGCTGAAGATGCACTTCGAGGAGATCGAGCAGGACGGCCAGCCGCGCTACCAGGTGGCCACCGCCACCAGCGCCGCTGCGGGGCTGCGCGCGGCCCAGGAGGCCATGCCCAGCGTGGTCATCCTCGACATGATGCTCCCGGACCGCACGGGCCTGGAAATCATCGAGGAGATGAAGGGCCTGTGCGGGGACGCGCGCATCATCCTGGTCACCGCGTACCACGACATGGAGACCACCATCCGGGCCATGAAGGCCGGGGCCTTCGACTACATCCACAAGCCCTTCCCGGACCCCGCCGCCCTGGACCTGGTGGTGGAGCGCGCGCTGGAGTACCGCCAGTTGTCGCGCCGCGCGGACGAGGTCCACCGGGAGAACGCCGCCGCCCGCCTGGGCGACATCGTGGGCACCAGCCCGCTGATGCAGCAGTTGGTGAAGGAGATTGGCAAGGTCACCGGCAGCCACGCCACCGTGCTCATCACCGGCGAGAGCGGCACCGGCAAGGAGCTCATCGCCCGCGTCATCCACAACTACTCCTACGACGAGCCGCGGCCCTTCATCGGCATCAACTGTTCGGCCATCGTGGACACGCTGCTGGAGAGCGAGCTGTTCGGCCACGAGAAGGGCGCCTTCACCGGCGCCACCGCGGGCAAGCCCGGCAAGTTCGAGCTGGCCGAGGACGGCACCGTCTTCCTCGACGAGATTGGCGACATGTCGCTGATGCTCCAGGCCAAGCTCCTGCGCGTGCTCCAGGAGCGCGAGTTCGAGCGCGTGGGCGGCGTCAAACGCATCAAGCTGCGCGCCCGCGTCATCGCCGCCACCCACCGCGCCCTGGTGGAGGAAGTGGAGGCGGGCCGCTTCCGCGAGGACCTCTACCAGCGCCTCAAGGTCATCACCCTCCAGATTCCCCCGCTGCGCGAGCGGCGCGAGGACATCCCCCCGCTGGTGAAGCACCTGCTCGAGCGCATCAACGAGAAGGTCCACAAGCGCGTCACCCGCGTACCCGGCGAGGTCATGGAACGCCTCACCCGCCTGCCCTGGCGCGGCAACGTGCGCGAGCTGGAGAACGTGCTCACCCGCGCCGTCGTCCTGGCCCCGGGTGACGTCCTGCGCGGCGACGACCTGCCCGCGCTGGAGTCCACCACCCCCGCCCCGGACGCCGGACGGAACGCCCCGCCAGCCGCTGGCGCCATGTTCGCCGCCCCGGCCGAGGACGACGCCAGCCTGATTCCCACTTTGGAAGAGGCCGAGCGCCAGCTCATCGCCCGTGCGATGACCGTCACGAAGGGGCACAAGGGTCGCACCTGCCAGATTCTTGGAATCAGCCGCCCCACCCTGGAGCGCAAGCTCCAAAAGTACGGTCTTGCACAAGGCCAGAGCCCTCAAGTGCACACCTTCCCTGTGAAGGATGCGTCCTGA